From the Synechococcus sp. Nb3U1 genome, the window CTGCAAAACATCTGCGAACGATCTGTCAACCATTTACCCATGAACCCTTATGATCAAAAGCTGAGCTAGTGCAACAGAACAGGGATCCCTTGCCAGAGTTTAGCCACCCCCTACATTATTGGCGGCACAAAAACCGCTACTACCACGAGGATCTAGAGCGGCTGCATCGATTCTTCGTTCCTCCCGGCCTGCGCATTCTGGAGATTGGTTCTGGCACGGGATCCCTACTCAATGCCCTTCAGCCCAGCGTGGGAGTGGGGATCGACCGGGATGCCGAGATCGTCGCTCAAGCTCAGGTGGAGTTTCCCCACCTGCATTTTCGGGTACAAGATGCCCATAGCCTAGACCATCTGGAGCATGATCCCGTTTTGGCGGATCCCTTTGATGTTATTTTGCTTACTAATACTCTGGGCAGCTTGACGGACATTCAGCAGGTTTTACAGCAGCTGCGCCGCTTTTGTAGCCCCCGTACCCGTTTGATCCTCTCCCACCACAATCCTCTTTGGGAACCGATCCTGGCCCTAGCCACCACCCTCAAACAACGCATGCCTTTGCCCACGACCAACTGGCTCTCGGCGGCGGATGTGGCCAATCTCCTGCACCTGGCGGGTTATGAGGTCATTCAGCAGGGTAAGCGGCTGTTGTTGCCCCGTCGGATCCCAGTCCTTTCGGCGGTGGTTAACCAAGGGATCGCTCCACTGCCAGGGATCAATGCCCTCTGTTTGACGGAATATACGATTGCTCGATTGCAACCTGCTGCCGACTGGGATCCCCCTGCTAACCAGCAACCCTCCTGTACGGTGGTGATCCCGGCTCGGAACGAAGCCGGCAATATTCGCCCTTGTGTGGAGCGGTTACCCCCAATGGGATCCCACACCGAGATCATCTTTGTGGAGGGTCATTCCAGCGACGAGACGTGGGCGGAGATCCAACGGGTTCAGGCTGAATATCAAGGGATCCGCGATATCCGGGGCTTGCAGCAGGAGGGCAAAGGAAAAGGGGATGCGGTGCGCAAGGGGTTTGCCGCCGCCACAGGTGATGTGTTGATCATTCTCGATGCCGATTTGACTGTGCAGGCGGAGGATATGACCAAGTTTTTCTGGGCGGTGGCCTCCGGTCGTTGTGATTTTGCCAATGGCTGTCGGCTGATCTACCCCCTCAAGCCGGAGTCAATGCCTCGGCTGAACCAGTGGGCCAATCGCTTTTTCGCCGCCCTGCTCTCCTACATTCTTGGCATCCGCATCAAAGACTCCCTCTGCGGAACCAAGGCCCTGCGGCGGAAGGATTATCTAGAGATTGCCAAGCTGCGCCAAGAATGGGGTGACTTTGATCCGTTTGGGGATTTTGATCTGCTACTGGGATCCGCCCAGCGCAGTCTGAAGATTCTGGATATTCCGGTGCGCTATTTCCCGAGAACCTATGGCCGCTCCAATATCCAACACGTGCGGGATGGTTTGCGGCTGTTGCAAATCTGTGGCTTTGCCCTGAAGCACTTTAAGGGGTATTGAACACTACTCCGACACGATGGCGCTAACTTCAATTTCCACCCAAAACTCCGGGCTAGCCAAGGCGCTCACCTGCACCATCGTCGAGGCAGGGCGAATTTCCCCGAACACCTCTCCATGGGCGCGTCCCACCCCCTCAAAATAGGCCATGTTCGTTACGTAAATGCGGGTACGCACCACATCCGCCAGCTCGGCCCCCACCTGCTTGAGGGCTCGCTCAATCTTGCTCAAAATAAAGCGGGTTTGCCCATAGGGATCCCCGGATCCCACCACTTGTCCGTGCTCATCTGCGGCCACGGTGCCCGCCACTTCCACCACAGCTCCCACCCGGATTGCCCGCGAATAACCGACAAACTTCTCCCAGGGGGTGCCAGTCGAGATGAGGGTGCGGTCGGTCATGGGATCCCATCCAGAAGGAAAAACGAAAATTCGGCCCTATCAGAACCCTTCAGGTAGCCCTGACAGGGGTTTGGCCCAAGGGATTCAGATCAAAGTCTTCTAGAAACCATTCTCGCGCCGATTCGGTCTTGGGGTGATGCGGATCTGGGAACCCCTCTAGAATTTCTGCTTACAGCTTTTGCCAGCGTCACCTGATACAGCAGATTCAGGTCAATCCCTTGCTCTATAAGTTTTTTTGCCTAGCTCAAGAACCTGCGTGAAGTCAAGAAAGGCTGTATCTCCCAACTCTCCGACACTCTGCTTCCGTTTGAGGAATCGGGAAAGATAGCCCAGAATAGGGGAGGTTATCCCAGTTGTTGAATTTTTATTGCGCACCCCACCATGAGCGAAAGTACCCCTCAAGATCCATCCTTGCCGGAAATGGCGGCCGAAATAGCCTTTGCCACAGGTTCTGCTGAAGATCCCAGTTTAGAAGGTTCAGCTTCAGCTCCTCCTCTAGAAGAAACTACCCCAGAGTCTCAGGCCAGCAAGGGATCCAAACGGGCCCGACAACTGTTGGGTATGAAAGGGGCGGAAGTAGAATCACGCTCCATTTGGCAACTGCACCTGCAATTGATGAAGCCGGTGACTTGGATCCCGTTGGTGTGGGGGTTAATCCCAGGCGCAGCATCCTCCGGCCACTTCACCTGGACTTGGGAAAATGTCGGTTTGATCTTAGTGGGTATGATCCTGGCTGGCCCGCTGATGACGGGCTACACCCAGACGGTGAACGAATACTACGACCGCGAGATCGATGCCATCAACGAACCCTACCGACCCATCCCATCTGGGGCAATCTCCTTGGGGCGGGTGATCGCGCAGATCTGGGTATTACTGATTTTAGGGGTGGGGCTAGCCTATGGATTGGATTGGTACACAGGCCATGACTTCCCGGTGATCACCTGCATTGCCCTAGGGGGATCCCTGGTGGCCTACATCTACTCGGCCCCGCCCCTGAAGCTGAAACGAAATGGCTGGCTGGGCAACTATGCCCTCGGGGCCAGCTACATCGCCCTGCCCTGGTGGACGGGACATGCCCTGTTTGGGGAGTTGAACTGGACAGTCTGTGCCCTCACCCTGATCTACAGCTTGGCCGGTCTGGGCATTGCCGTGGTCAATGATTTCAAAAGTATCGAGGGCGACAAGCAATTTGGTTTGGCCTCACTGCCCGTTATGTTTGGGGCGATGGGGGCCGCTTGGATCTCGGTGCTAATGATTGACTTATTCCAGTTCAGCATGGCTTCTTTTTTGGTGGGGGCGGGCATGCAACTGTACGCGGCGATTTTGGTGCTGTTGATCATCCCGCAAATCACCTTTCAAGATATGTATTTCCTAAGGGATCCCCTCAAGAACGACGTGAAATATCAGGCCAGTGCGCAGCCCTTTTTGGTGTTGGGAATGCTGGTGGTCG encodes:
- a CDS encoding glycosyltransferase; the encoded protein is MPEFSHPLHYWRHKNRYYHEDLERLHRFFVPPGLRILEIGSGTGSLLNALQPSVGVGIDRDAEIVAQAQVEFPHLHFRVQDAHSLDHLEHDPVLADPFDVILLTNTLGSLTDIQQVLQQLRRFCSPRTRLILSHHNPLWEPILALATTLKQRMPLPTTNWLSAADVANLLHLAGYEVIQQGKRLLLPRRIPVLSAVVNQGIAPLPGINALCLTEYTIARLQPAADWDPPANQQPSCTVVIPARNEAGNIRPCVERLPPMGSHTEIIFVEGHSSDETWAEIQRVQAEYQGIRDIRGLQQEGKGKGDAVRKGFAAATGDVLIILDADLTVQAEDMTKFFWAVASGRCDFANGCRLIYPLKPESMPRLNQWANRFFAALLSYILGIRIKDSLCGTKALRRKDYLEIAKLRQEWGDFDPFGDFDLLLGSAQRSLKILDIPVRYFPRTYGRSNIQHVRDGLRLLQICGFALKHFKGY
- a CDS encoding RidA family protein, with the translated sequence MTDRTLISTGTPWEKFVGYSRAIRVGAVVEVAGTVAADEHGQVVGSGDPYGQTRFILSKIERALKQVGAELADVVRTRIYVTNMAYFEGVGRAHGEVFGEIRPASTMVQVSALASPEFWVEIEVSAIVSE
- the chlG gene encoding chlorophyll synthase ChlG, whose product is MSESTPQDPSLPEMAAEIAFATGSAEDPSLEGSASAPPLEETTPESQASKGSKRARQLLGMKGAEVESRSIWQLHLQLMKPVTWIPLVWGLIPGAASSGHFTWTWENVGLILVGMILAGPLMTGYTQTVNEYYDREIDAINEPYRPIPSGAISLGRVIAQIWVLLILGVGLAYGLDWYTGHDFPVITCIALGGSLVAYIYSAPPLKLKRNGWLGNYALGASYIALPWWTGHALFGELNWTVCALTLIYSLAGLGIAVVNDFKSIEGDKQFGLASLPVMFGAMGAAWISVLMIDLFQFSMASFLVGAGMQLYAAILVLLIIPQITFQDMYFLRDPLKNDVKYQASAQPFLVLGMLVVGLALGRSGLW